The Paenibacillus sophorae genome has a segment encoding these proteins:
- a CDS encoding carboxymuconolactone decarboxylase family protein, with the protein MNRIEKSQETFKKLFGNGVSAAYATDPDFQDILSRFIFGEVFYQGNLDDKQRELITLVVLATNQTLPQLKAHAHAALNVRLTPVEIKEAVYQCAPYIGFPKTLNAIAEINEVFKDRNIALPLESQNQVEEENRFNKGLAVQIEIFGDVIAKMREGAPSNQKHIQDYLSSFCFGDFYTRGGLDLKTRELLTLCIISALGGAEGQVKAHVQGNKNVGNDKETLIAAITHCLPYMGFPRALNALNCVNEIIPEN; encoded by the coding sequence ATGAATCGAATTGAAAAGAGCCAAGAAACGTTTAAAAAGCTATTTGGCAATGGAGTGTCAGCGGCATACGCTACCGATCCTGATTTTCAGGACATCCTGAGCCGCTTCATTTTTGGGGAAGTTTTTTATCAAGGTAATCTGGATGATAAGCAACGTGAGCTTATCACTCTGGTGGTGCTTGCAACGAACCAAACGTTGCCTCAGCTCAAGGCACATGCTCATGCCGCGCTGAACGTTAGACTAACACCGGTAGAAATCAAGGAGGCAGTTTACCAATGTGCTCCGTACATTGGATTCCCTAAAACGCTAAATGCCATCGCGGAGATTAATGAAGTTTTCAAAGATAGAAATATAGCATTACCTCTCGAAAGCCAAAACCAAGTTGAAGAAGAGAATCGATTTAATAAAGGGCTTGCCGTGCAGATAGAGATTTTTGGTGATGTAATTGCCAAAATGCGCGAGGGCGCCCCATCCAATCAAAAGCATATACAGGATTATCTTTCCTCTTTTTGCTTTGGGGACTTCTACACCCGTGGCGGACTTGATTTGAAAACGCGGGAGTTGTTGACACTCTGTATCATAAGTGCGTTGGGTGGTGCTGAAGGTCAAGTTAAGGCACATGTGCAAGGCAACAAAAATGTGGGCAATGACAAGGAAACATTGATCGCTGCCATCACCCACTGTCTTCCCTATATGGGCTTCCCAAGAGCACTGAACGCATTAAATTGCGTCAATGAAATTATTCCCGAAAATTAA